In Cryptomeria japonica chromosome 10, Sugi_1.0, whole genome shotgun sequence, a genomic segment contains:
- the LOC131053704 gene encoding disease resistance protein RPV1-like: protein MEELMTAEEYWEKKIWEKKFGEKNFWEKIREKYREKYWDSYLWYPSFDKAYREYWDSGPNYFDRMRNYLAVKDVYLDSKQDYLEKKVWHHWSREAREREILDLKKRFLAVKKDFLTRKREYVRTLEDYEVWERDAKVQDFHSIREFFLARTASRTSLDPDFFRNDVFLSFRGPDVRNTLVNRLSEALSKAGLRVFLDSKSLNKGAKIWPSLESAIGSSAIRIPVFSEGYADSTWCLKEAAEMLKTPGLIVPLFYDMDPSDVRYPLKNSSPYKKAFTKHYAHPDRQPKEEIDRWKISLGEICSRSGWAMGITEDSEVEVERIVKDVIDMLHFH, encoded by the coding sequence CTGATGACGGCAGAAGAATATTGGGAaaaaaaaatttgggaaaaaaaatttggggaaaaaaatttttGGGAAAAAATTAGGGAAAAATATAGGGAAAAATATTGGGACAGTTATCTCTGGTATCCGTCTTTTGACAAAGCCTATAGAGAATATTGGGACAGTGGGCCAAATTATTTCGACCGTATGCGAAATTATCTCGCCGTGAAGGATGTATATCTCGACAGCAAGCAAGATTACCTCGAAAAGAAGGTATGGCATCACTGGTCCAGAGAAGCCAGAGAAAGAGAAATTCTCGACCTAAAAAAAAGATTTCTCGCCGTAAAAAAAGATTTTTTGACCCGGAAGCGGGAGTATGTGAGGACTTTAGAAGATTATGAAGTGTGGGAACGAGATGCCAAGGTGCAAGATTTCCACAGCATCAGGGAATTTTTTCTCGCCCGCACTGCTTCACGTACCTCcttagaccctgattttttcaggAATGATGTGTTTCTGAGTTTTAGAGGACCAGACGTGAGAAATACTCTGGTCAATCGTCTCTCTGAAGCTCTCTCCAAAGCCGGATTGCGTGTCTTTTTAGACAGCAAGAGTTTGAACAAGGGAGCAAAAATTTGGCCATCGTTGGAAAGCGCAATCGGGAGCAGCGCCATACGTATTCCTGTATTTTCAGAAGGCTATGCAGACTCAACATGGTGTCTGAAGGAGGCCGCTGAAATGTTGAAAACCCCAGGCTTGATCGTTCCTCTGTTTTATGATATGGATCCAAGTGACGTTAGATATCCTCTCAAGAACTCCAGTCCGTACAAGAAGGCATTTACAAAACATTATGCCCATCCAGATCGGCAGCCAAAAGAAGAGATTGACCGGTGGAAGATTAGCCTTGGGGAGATCTGCTCTCGTTCAGGCTGGGCCATGGGTATTACAGAAGA